tttataatcgcttgtcaccttctttaatggtgccagtcgctggctggacatcgtcagcgacagacccctatgaaggttgtattaattgtctgccctttcctatcaGAAGGATGACTTAATGATTCTGAAAAGAGCCGTTTTGCGGATGTTTTTAACTGATGAGTATTTTTTCCATCATATATTTTGTACACCAAAACCAAAATTCTGAACCAGGGTTCAGGAACTGAAACTGACTTGAAGaactaaaaacaaaatatgGAACAGGCTCCAAATCCAGTTGGAAAATTCTGCTTCGGAATTCAGATAGAGAATTTAGTTCATGAGTTTAGCTCTAAAATTATGAAACTGAGTTTTGAACTTGAACTCTGAAGCTGGGtacgaataataataataataaaaataaaaaaaaataataataataatgaaagaataatgaaaagATTAATTTTCATTAAAGAAACGTATACTTTTTGCCATTAACTACCATGTCAATTAATTTCAAGGAAAGATGTATTAGAAAAAATGTATCAGAGTAGAAGGGCATGATTATTTAGttttaatatcaaaataataTAACAGTACAGTTTATAGCTTATCTAAGGACTGTTTCAAGTCCATAATTAAATCATCTACATCCTCAAGGCCAACCGATATTCGAATAAGCCCATCGGTTATTCCTAGAACAGCGCGTTGTTCCTCCGGTACTGATGCATGAGTCATAACTGATGGAAGCTCGGCAAGACTCTCGTAGCCTCCCAAACTCTCGGCTAGTGTAAAAACTTCCAACGACTTTAGAAATAATGTAGATTCTTTTAAACCACCCTTGATGTAGAAAGACATAATGCCACTATGACCGAAAGTTTGACGTTTAGCCAATTCATGCTGGGGATGTGAAGGCAGACCAGGATGTAACACTCGTTCTATTTTTGGATGCTTCTCCAAAAACTTGGCAACAGCTAACGAATTAGATTTGTGTCGTTCCATGCGCAGAGCAAGTGTCTTCAGACTACGATTCACCAAGTAGCAATCAAAGGGAGATGGCACAATGCCAGTTGCTAAAGtgtataatgaaataatatgttAAAGAAGTTTGTAAAGATTCTTCATGTGCCCAATACAGTGATAGATTACACATTTTATCGTTGTTTCCATTCTCTTACCATTTTGAAGAAATTTGAGCTTTTCATATAAGGCTTCGTCGTTCATAACAGCAGCACCCATAATAACATCGGAATGCCCATTCATGTACTTGGTTAAAGAGTACATGACAATGTCCGCACCCAAATCCAATGGACGCTGAAGATAAGAAGACAAAAAGGTGTTGTCCACAACGACTGTAATCTGAAATGTAACGTTTCATTAAATTTCGAATACAAAGCATATGTTTATTCCATACCCCTGGAACTTTATGCACGATTGCACACACCGCCTCTATATCGATAACCTTAAGCAGTGGATTCGTTGGGGTTTCAATCCAAACCAGCTTAGTATTTGGTTTCAATGCATTTTCTACCTTAGCTAAATCTGTAGCATCCACAAAATCGATAGAAATGTTCATATTCATGGCTACATTTCTTAATAGGCGATTGGTACCACCATACAAATCGTCACCTGCTACAATATTGTCACCGGCTTTTAGCATCGTTATAATGGCTGTCGTCACACCAAGACCCGAGGAGAACGTTAGCCCATATTTTCCATTATCTAAAGCCGCAATACATGTTTCCAATACGTTTCGAGTTGGATTCCCGCTGCGTCCATATTCAAAACCCTGTGAATAAACCATGAAACTATTCttttttttagtaaaaattAATCTTACTGCGTGCTGGGCTGGACCAAATTGTTTAAATGTAGTACTCATACTTATAGGAGGTACAACTGCCATGCTTTTCCATTGATCTGGATCTTGACCAACATGAATCGCTTTCGTGGTAAATCCTTTCGGCTGGGCGAGAAAGCCGTCCTCAGCTACATTCCTAGAATACAAGTCTCGAAGttaccaatacaaaaaaaactaatttttattaaatgtaaatttctaGGAACCCCACATACTTTATGTTCGATAACACGtcttttaaaattaatttcaatgCATTATACACTAACTTGCATTACCATGTGCACAGTAGTATTACTTAGAATATTCGATGCAGACtttccttatagtttccttatattacattttggtggggaaagaattccaatcagctttttacagccctgtccaaaatgtattgccctccccgttaatttgtatcaggccgaattagcgcatgcgcgccatataaacgcctctttcaatatgaggaaattatattattacccaacagtttctattatttattcatgttggttttcttacctttggtcatagtttatgttctgttttaccttaattccagtgttctattcaatTGACACTTACGAAAGTCTTTTGTTGTCcttctattttatttccattccgtacttttgctgatgttattttattccctgaaatgtaaaagttagttgtatgcaatggTCTTTTTATTCTTACCGATGTTCCATTTTGTATCTAA
This genomic window from Malaya genurostris strain Urasoe2022 chromosome 1, Malgen_1.1, whole genome shotgun sequence contains:
- the LOC131425088 gene encoding cystathionine gamma-lyase isoform X2, with translation MAVVPPISMSTTFKQFGPAQHAGFEYGRSGNPTRNVLETCIAALDNGKYGLTFSSGLGVTTAIITMLKAGDNIVAGDDLYGGTNRLLRNVAMNMNISIDFVDATDLAKVENALKPNTKLVWIETPTNPLLKVIDIEAVCAIVHKVPGITVVVDNTFLSSYLQRPLDLGADIVMYSLTKYMNGHSDVIMGAAVMNDEALYEKLKFLQNATGIVPSPFDCYLVNRSLKTLALRMERHKSNSLAVAKFLEKHPKIERVLHPGLPSHPQHELAKRQTFGHSGIMSFYIKGGLKESTLFLKSLEVFTLAESLGGYESLAELPSVMTHASVPEEQRAVLGITDGLIRISVGLEDVDDLIMDLKQSLDKL
- the LOC131425088 gene encoding cystathionine gamma-lyase isoform X1, which codes for MSIDKKNIVIERNVAEDGFLAQPKGFTTKAIHVGQDPDQWKSMAVVPPISMSTTFKQFGPAQHAGFEYGRSGNPTRNVLETCIAALDNGKYGLTFSSGLGVTTAIITMLKAGDNIVAGDDLYGGTNRLLRNVAMNMNISIDFVDATDLAKVENALKPNTKLVWIETPTNPLLKVIDIEAVCAIVHKVPGITVVVDNTFLSSYLQRPLDLGADIVMYSLTKYMNGHSDVIMGAAVMNDEALYEKLKFLQNATGIVPSPFDCYLVNRSLKTLALRMERHKSNSLAVAKFLEKHPKIERVLHPGLPSHPQHELAKRQTFGHSGIMSFYIKGGLKESTLFLKSLEVFTLAESLGGYESLAELPSVMTHASVPEEQRAVLGITDGLIRISVGLEDVDDLIMDLKQSLDKL